The DNA region CGCGGTCCAAACCCAGCACCGTTCGCTCTCATCCCGGTGAGCCCGGGCGCGGGTTCAGCCGTCTGCAGGACGCATTCCCGCGCGGCCCAGCCTTCCCCACCGAGGGCAAACCCGGCCCTACGAGCAGGTTCAGCAGAGCCGAAGGCCCCCCCCCGCGGTCACGCAGCTGGATTCGCTGATAACGATGTTCAGGCGCCGCCCGAAGCTCTGCTCGGTGCATTTACGTCAGAAACGCCCCAGTGCGAGTTCTCCAGTGTCAGCGTGAAAGGTCGAGCACTTGCCGAGATCTCTGtgcatccccctccccccaccccttcctaAGGCAGCTGTAAGTACTTAATATCTTGGACATCTCTAGTACTTTGTCAAATCTGGTTCAAACTGGCCAGGAAGGCCCAAGTTATTTAGGGAATAAAAGGGAAGTTTAGACGAGGACAAGCTGTGCTATTGCTTAAGCCTCATTTCCCTAGAAAATCAAGCAAATTTGTTTCCCTGTTCCGTCTGCACTGCCTCTGCATCACTGTCATGTGGGACAGGATCACTGAtcagtagtcagcacggctttacaaaggggaaatcatgcctagcCAACtcgatagccttctacgatggaatgacgggcttggtagatgagggcagagcagcggatgttgtctaccttgacttcagcaaggcttttgacaccattTCCCATGAGACCCTCCTAAACAAGCTGATAAACTGCAGGCTAGTtgggtggacagtgaggtggactgaaaactggatgAACTGCCagactcagagggttgtgatcagcagcactaAGTCCAGCGGGAGACCAGTGACTAGTGGTGTAGCCCTGGGGCtgatactggggccagtactgtttaacatcatCCTTAATGAGCTGGATGacagcaccctcagcaagttcacagatgatacaaaactaggaggagtggccgataccccagagggctgtgctgccattcagagggacctcaaccggctggagagatgggcagagaggaacctcatgaagttcaacaaaggcaagtgcagggtcctgcacctggggtggggtggggaggggagggaggaatatCCCCAGACactagtacaggttgggggctgaccagctggagagcagctctgtggagaaggttCTGGTGGACGAGCTGAGCGTGGGCCaacagtgtgcccttgtggcaaagagggacaacggtatcctgggctggATCAGGAGGAACATTGCCAGCAAGTCgtgggaggtgatccttcccctctactcagcactggtgagaccacacctagAGTGCTggctccagtgctgggctccccagtatgagagagacatggacatactggactttgtccagcaaagggccacaaagatgatgaatgGACTGgtgcatctctcctatgaggagaggctgagagctgggagcatttagcctggagaagggaaggctcaggggaacCTTATCAATGTGTAAAAACACCTGATGGAAggatgtaaagaagacagagtcagactcttctcagtgatgcccactgacaggacaagaggcaacgggcacaaattgaaacacaggaaattgaAGAGtataaaacacttcttcactgcaagggtggttgaacactgggatAGGTTTCCCagacaagttgtggagtctccatgcttggagatattcaaaacccaacctgacatggtcctggacaacctgctctaccTGGCCCTGCTTTGGGGGGGTCTAGACCAGACAATCTCGAGAGGTCCCTTCTAATCTCAACTACTCAACGATTCTGTCAGGCTTAGCATTGCTGCTCCTACGTACCAGTTAGTCCACCATGTCCCTGCAAAGGAGAGTAAAAGAAGATAGAGCCTGGTAGCTGGAAAGACTATAGGGGCCATCTCTTCTCCTCAGAGCTCACCTCCTCCAGAGCAAGACCCTCACCCTGGTGGCCGTTTCCATCTAGAGGCTGTGTGTTATCAAAGAGTtgagaggagctgcagctgctgagcTGTGCAGCTGGGCTTGCCGAATCTCCCACTCCCAGGGATGCCTGAGAAAGATCCCTTCAGCTCCTTGATCTCACTTGGAAAACCCTCCATCCCTGCACATACCCCATCCCGTCAGCCACACAGTTCTCTTTCCCAGGACTGCCCATAGCACCCAGAAAGGCCATCTCCTAAACCGATGAACCTGGATATCTCAGAAAGGGCAGACCCTGTTCTCCCATGGCAGGTAGGAATAGACAAGAGCAGAGGTAGAGACTCAAGAGTCAGGAGCCCTCCTGGCTGCCCCTCCCTCGGGCTTGCTCCCCAGGAACCTCTCCATGTCTCTGGCCAGATCTCCCCTCACATAGTTTTGACATTGACAGAGCTGGACTGGTTTTGCTGGAGACCATTCGGGTGGAGAGGAGGATGGGGCATTCCTGCCAGGGTGCTCTGCTCCTGTTGGGCTGGAATAGGCTTTCTTTTTGCTGGTACAGCTTGTCTGATCCACCCACATGAGAGGAACCAAGAGAGCCTTAAGGCATCACAGCAGCATTAACATCCCTGTCAATTCCTCCTCTGACCTAGACTGTCACCGTCAGGTCGAGCACAGAAGGCACCACCCAGGGCAGCTGTCCATTCACCTCCCTGCCTGCCTTGGCAGGCTCCTTTCTTACTTTCCCACCATGATTTCAGCCAAACTAACCGCTGAGGCAACCTGTGCTCACGCAGCCTGTTCCTGGGGAGAGGATTGAGGGCATTTCCAAACTTCCTGGCCATAAGCCTCCAGGCTGGAGCCCATTCCCTTCACCTGTGCTGCAGGGATCTGTTTTCTCCAGCAAGCCACTGACCTGCACACGCTCTGAGTGACCCAGCACCAGCGTGCTGACATTGCTCGCGTGGGCCAGCCACTGCTGCTGGTGACACTAACACAGCCTTGGTAGGTAGCAAAGCATCAAGCTACAGGGTCCCCACAGTCTCAGGCAGGACATGCTCTGCCCATCTCTCATTCTGGCAGGGAAGTTTTGGTTAGCGTCTCCCACCAGCATGGGCTGGAAGAGCCCACATGGCTCGTGCTGGGAGGAGATCCGCTAGGTGAGCAGTGTTGTGTTTCCCCCCGTTATCGCATAGACAGGGAACAGGTTTCGGTGTCAGCACCTGCAGGCAAACTGCTCAGTCAGTGCAACACAGCATAGTGTAGGACACCCCTTTCCCAATTCCAAGACTTCCTAAGTCATTTTAAGCACCACTCTCCCAAAGTACAACCTCGACCTTCATTCACACAGTGTCCCCATCCTCCTTGCCTGTCCTCAGCTCCCTTCTCACCTCAACTTAAACCCAGACTTTGCACCTCTGTGGGAAGCAATGTGGCAGTTCCCAACCCCCCTGGAGAAATACCCATGTGAAGATGCTTACTAGCGAGAGGGGACAGCAGAACAGCTGGATGCTCAGATGCGGAGCAGAGGGGAAGCAGCCTGGTACGCTGTACGCTGGTATTTGCCTAGAAAGGGTGGTGAGATCCAGTCTCCTCTGGCTGGCTGCTCTGGCCCAAGTAACCCCACGTGCCACCGCAGGCCAGAGTACTGGCTTTCCAGGCGAGCAACACCCTGGccaccccctcccctgcccccagcaaGCCTCTGCCATAGCTCTCAGAACCCTCCTCTCCCAGATGCTTGTATCTCAGTGAAACATGCCATCCTTCGTGTTCGGGATAAGGATCAGCCACTGTGCTTCCAAGTACAGCCTTGAAAACAGCTGGGAGCGGTTGTAAGAATCCCTGCCTGGCTTCCCCAAGCTACCAGGACCCAGGAAATCAAACTTAAAATCAAATTTAAGCTCTCAGCTGGTGGTAAAAAGCCCACAAGGTATCAAGGCCTTTTCCTAGCCCAGGTACTCTCCAGTTACACAGCTGGAGGCCAAAGCTTGTAGCAAGGCAGGTCTGAAAGGCTGCTCCTATGCCTTCTGAAGGCTGTGCCCGCTGCAGCGGGGTAGGCTGCCTTCACACTGTGGCTTCCTGAGCCGAGGCCCTTATTTGTGACGTACAGAGGCTCTGAGATGCCAAAACCCCGTGGGGTGTTCAGCTTCCCTGCCGGTGTTTCAGgcttggaaaaaaacaggttAAAGATACCACGGAACATCCCATTTTCCTCAGACTGTACTCACACTTTCTCAGCTGCTTCTTCTGAACATTATATGGTGCACACTACGTGGGTCTATGATAATATGATGGCACAATGTTCTCTGCTGGTGGACGCAATCAGCGTTACAAGCTATTACACAGTCGCAGCTATAATTTGAACAAGGCTGGTAAACATGAGAACGAGTAACACAATCAAAATTCTTACTATATTAAAATAGCATCTGTTACACTTGGGACTTCTAGCTACATCCGCAAGTAAAGAAGTATCTCACAGCTTACGCGAACTAGACCATAGACAGGAAACGCGCTGAGTCTCACCGAAAATATGATCTACCCACAGCCCCCATGAGACTGAACCCAGTCCCAAACGTGCAGGGAGCCATCGCTTGCTGCCGACAATAAAGTTCTTGGTTTCTGCGGGTGCCACGTGTGCACTGTGACCAGGGGAGGGCCTTCGCTGCCATCCAGTCCGCTGAACGCGTGGCCTTTGTGAACAAAGAGCGGCTCTGCTTCCCTGCCAGAGCTGTCCCAGCTCTGCGTCTCATACACGCGAACAGTCCCGTCAAAACCTTGAATAAAAGGGAGGCAGAGAGACCAAAGAAGTAACCAACTGCTCACACTACCCCCTTGGGctcacactctcctccctgcagggctgctgaGGCAAATGAGGACAAAAGCCCAGATCCAAGGTCTATGAAAGCAGAGGGTCCAAGCCTCTGAGGAGCTCGTCTCCAAAGTTAGTCTCTGATAGCTTTCGGGAAGAACACAGGCCAAACCCCCAAAGCTTGCAAATTCGCTAGCCTGAAGCTGTGATACTCTGGCCAAGAGGGAGCCTCTTTGCCCAGCTGGTCCAATTGGTGCAACATCCCAGCGCCAGGCAGTCACTGGCACTAACAGGGCAGCGTTTACTCAGGGCTTGTGGTCCTCGCTCTCAGAGGAGGGAAGCAAGGGTCCCTACAGACCCAAATCCAGGCCCTGGGCTCTTTCTGCAGTTAGTGGAGAGAGGCAGCTGCAGAAGATGATCAGCCTGTCTCCCTGCTGCCTCCAGAGGCAGTCCTCCTAACTGGGTGCTTCTACTGGGAGTTTAAAGCGAGGTGGGGTGAACTGGGCCTCGGTGCAACGACACACAGATCAGACAGCATCCAGGAAAGAAGATCTCTGCCCAAACTACCTACCTGAAACGGCAACGCAGCCTTCCAGAGCAGGAGCCCAAGAGATGCACAGGAACTCTGCGCTTGAACTGGGAGAGGAAACTTTGCACTTGGCTGAAGCCAAGGACTCGGAGGTTTTTCTTACATCTGTTAGGGTGAGTTGCCCTCCGCTCGAGAGGCGAGCTACAGGGTGGGAGCTTGAGTCAGAGCCTTGAGGTCCGCGCCCGACTCCCATGCACCACCGTTCGCCACACGGCGCCGAGGGGACGGACGCAGCCTCCAAGGGACTCTGTGGCTGTCGAATGTcagccaggcacagctgccccTTCGCACAGCAGATGAGCAACGTGTTGCAATCCAGGAACGCCACATTGCTGAGCTCCTCGCTGTTTCTGGAGGCTAAAAAAAAGAGAGGTAGATCTCAGGTGCCATGAGAAATATTTGCATAATGGGGTTCCGCTACAATCCTGCCTGAGGAAGCCTAGAAGTGGCTTTCAAACAATTCTAGTTAGTTCTTCATGCAGGACCAGCAGCACAGATCAAGAACCTGCTTGAGAATTATCTCTGCGTGGGTTTCACGTGAAGCGGGCACGGTCTGAGTCCTTCAAAAGGTGAGAGGAGCCACGCAGGCCCATGACTAACACTAGCCCTGCTCGGGGCACACGCTCCACGAGGAACCTGATGCAGCTCAGGGCTCCCACAGCACGTGCCTCCAGCACTACCCCTCTGCAGTGGGAGCAACGAGTCCCCATTGCAGGAGGA from Apteryx mantelli isolate bAptMan1 chromosome 1, bAptMan1.hap1, whole genome shotgun sequence includes:
- the WDR73 gene encoding WD repeat-containing protein 73 — protein: MEAGDGAAEDEWLLESLRLYEALHTFELQAPTRVIEWARGSRVCVAGYGHSGGNEILQLLPPPTLQVKETQGLCPERDFKVECGGFSNRPVYSLKHVPDTSLLVTSGPPDSSLQVWQVSAEDSDVIKSVGAIPTENGTGQPWAKIATTSARAPWVLHGSTLNSVQITEVESKKNVYKAASRNSEELSNVAFLDCNTLLICCAKGQLCLADIRQPQSPLEAASVPSAPCGERWCMGVGRGPQGSDSSSHPVARLSSGGQLTLTDVRKTSESLASAKCKVSSPSSSAEFLCISWAPALEGCVAVSGFDGTVRVYETQSWDSSGREAEPLFVHKGHAFSGLDGSEGPPLVTVHTWHPQKPRTLLSAASDGSLHVWDWVQSHGGCG